In a genomic window of Gossypium arboreum isolate Shixiya-1 chromosome 9, ASM2569848v2, whole genome shotgun sequence:
- the LOC108455790 gene encoding uncharacterized protein LOC108455790 — protein MDSSSTQSGRDQMASKDCDTIIPAAKYPSSRRTLSSSSSSSLGSLYFPEDSPLSPATPLRFSGVPFSWEHLPGVPKKKLEDEKQKGSIKLLPLPPPATPPTSKRNNFEEILARKKASNAGGKDPFFAAMVECCKDDNDEESGSNLWSGVKVTRSISDRLGFINLYSSCKRTCAVSESVVYLPRSSRTANYGILTTRRST, from the coding sequence ATGGATTCCTCATCAACTCAAAGTGGCCGTGACCAAATGGCTTCAAAAGATTGTGACACCATCATTCCGGCAGCCAAATACCCTTCCTCCCGACGAACACTTTCTTCTTCGTCGTCATCTTCACTCGGATCTTTGTATTTTCCGGAGGATTCACCTCTGAGTCCTGCTACACCACTCCGATTTTCCGGTGTACCCTTTTCTTGGGAGCATTTGCCAGGGGTTCCTAAGAAGAAGCTAGAAGATGAGAAGCAAAAAGGGTCCATAAAGTTGCTGCCATTACCTCCCCCGGCCACTCCACCCACCTCCAAAAGGAACAACTTTGAAGAGATTTTAGCCCGGAAAAAAGCATCGAATGCAGGCGGGAAGGATCCATTTTTCGCGGCGATGGTGGAATGTTGCAAAGATGATAATGATGAAGAATCAGGAAGCAATTTATGGAGTGGAGTTAAAGTAACAAGGAGTATCAGTGACAGGTTGGGATTTATTAATCTCTACTCTTCTTGTAAAAGAACCTGTGCTGTCTCGGAATCAGTAGTGTATCTGCCAAGGTCTAGCAGAACAGCTAATTACGGCATACTTACTACTCGTCGCTCAACTTAA